The genomic segment GTTTTGGGAAGGTATCATGCCTCTTACTCAAATAATGTTTATATTATTGTCCAAGCTTCAGCAGGCATAAAAATGACAGAACATTTTGCTCCTTGGAAAGTTAAGTTTGATATAGATTTTGATATCAAGCCAGTT from the Prochlorococcus marinus CUG1433 genome contains:
- a CDS encoding DUF3303 domain-containing protein; protein product: MNTYLVTATFKNVSLMGAAYDLFLKVIEDGTLNDEFEGFKVLGRYHASYSNNVYIIVQASAGIKMTEHFAPWKVKFDIDFDIKPV